One region of Oryza sativa Japonica Group chromosome 5, ASM3414082v1 genomic DNA includes:
- the LOC4338970 gene encoding uncharacterized protein isoform X2: MATEWSDGGEEFLLPDEFLDDDFFSEEEKAAVAARSDSSDEEDCLAGLSRRLAGLLGDDGERDAPPKAEVTVGSPQSTLCGLPKSGQESPNGGASQVSSPPSSPLEQKPADPWDMLYEAAGQVARMRVTNSIPVPNNPYGFPAHGGFAAPARKASPPPPVSPPATKVAPAAYYHPLAQLLTQRQIQAAQQQLLKLQRDRHLAAAAAWGARQTAAAKTAGCGVAASPVDMNPAAWPPLQKQQHAPAPGVGGGGGGGMRAVFLTPPGAKRERNGTGVFLPRPAGAPAEPKRKTGCSTVLVPARVVQALNLNLDDLGAQPRYPGGFVLDHDALINRSNAMLASQKRRASPAVPSPAPAPALCHSS, encoded by the exons ATGGCGACGGAGTGGTCCGACGGTGGCGAGGAGTTCTTGCTGCCGGATGAGTTCCTCGACGACGACTTCTTctccgaggaggagaaggccgcCGTGGCCGCGAGGAGCGATAGCAGCGACGAGGAGGATTGCTTGGCCGgcctctcccgccgcctcgccgggcttcttggtgacgacggcgagcgcgacgcGCCTCCCAAG GCGGAGGTGACGGTTGGTTCGCCGCAGTCGACGCTGTGTGGGCTGCCCAAGTCCGGCCAGGAGAGCCCGAACGGCGGGGCGTCTCAGgtgagctcgccgccgtcgtcgccgttggAGCAGAAGCCGGCGGACCCGTGGGACATGCTCTATGAGGCGGCAGGTCAGGTGGCGCGCATGCGGGTCACCAACAGCATCCCGGTGCCGAACAATCCCTACGGCTTCCCCGCCCACGGTGGCTTTGCCGCTCCGGCGCGcaaggcctcgccgccgcctcccgtttCTCCACCGGCAACAAAGGTCGCTCCCGCCGCCTACTACCATCCGCTCGCCCAGTTGCTTACACAGCGCCAGATTCAAGCCGCACAG cagcagctgctgaaGTTGCAGAGGGATCGGCatctcgccgcggccgccgcgtggggcgcGAGGCAGACGGCAGCGGCGAAGACCGCCGGGTGCGGAGTCGCCGCGTCGCCTGTCGACATGAACCCTGCGGCGTGGCCTCCcttgcagaagcagcagcacgcGCCGGCACCCGGAgtcgggggtggcggcggcggcggcatgcgcgcCGTGTTCCTCACCCCGCCCGGCGCCAAGCGCGAGCGCAACGGCACCGGCGTCTTCCTCCCTCGCCCGGCCGGCGCACCGGCGGAGCCCAAGAGAAAGACAG GCTGCTCGACTGTTCTTGTCCCCGCCCGTGTCGTGCAAGCGCTCAATCTCAACCTCGACGACCTCGGCGCCCAGCCTCGCTACCCCGGCGGTTTCGTTCTCGATCACG ACGCTTTGATTAACCGGAGCAACGCCATGCTGGCCAGCCAGAAGCGGCGCGCGTCTCCAgccgtgccgtcgccggcgccggcgcctgcGCTCTGCCACAGTTCGTGA
- the LOC4338970 gene encoding uncharacterized protein isoform X1 produces MATEWSDGGEEFLLPDEFLDDDFFSEEEKAAVAARSDSSDEEDCLAGLSRRLAGLLGDDGERDAPPKAEVTVGSPQSTLCGLPKSGQESPNGGASQVSSPPSSPLEQKPADPWDMLYEAAGQVARMRVTNSIPVPNNPYGFPAHGGFAAPARKASPPPPVSPPATKVAPAAYYHPLAQLLTQRQIQAAQFHLLKQQQLLKLQRDRHLAAAAAWGARQTAAAKTAGCGVAASPVDMNPAAWPPLQKQQHAPAPGVGGGGGGGMRAVFLTPPGAKRERNGTGVFLPRPAGAPAEPKRKTGCSTVLVPARVVQALNLNLDDLGAQPRYPGGFVLDHDALINRSNAMLASQKRRASPAVPSPAPAPALCHSS; encoded by the exons ATGGCGACGGAGTGGTCCGACGGTGGCGAGGAGTTCTTGCTGCCGGATGAGTTCCTCGACGACGACTTCTTctccgaggaggagaaggccgcCGTGGCCGCGAGGAGCGATAGCAGCGACGAGGAGGATTGCTTGGCCGgcctctcccgccgcctcgccgggcttcttggtgacgacggcgagcgcgacgcGCCTCCCAAG GCGGAGGTGACGGTTGGTTCGCCGCAGTCGACGCTGTGTGGGCTGCCCAAGTCCGGCCAGGAGAGCCCGAACGGCGGGGCGTCTCAGgtgagctcgccgccgtcgtcgccgttggAGCAGAAGCCGGCGGACCCGTGGGACATGCTCTATGAGGCGGCAGGTCAGGTGGCGCGCATGCGGGTCACCAACAGCATCCCGGTGCCGAACAATCCCTACGGCTTCCCCGCCCACGGTGGCTTTGCCGCTCCGGCGCGcaaggcctcgccgccgcctcccgtttCTCCACCGGCAACAAAGGTCGCTCCCGCCGCCTACTACCATCCGCTCGCCCAGTTGCTTACACAGCGCCAGATTCAAGCCGCACAG TTTCATCTCctcaagcagcagcagctgctgaaGTTGCAGAGGGATCGGCatctcgccgcggccgccgcgtggggcgcGAGGCAGACGGCAGCGGCGAAGACCGCCGGGTGCGGAGTCGCCGCGTCGCCTGTCGACATGAACCCTGCGGCGTGGCCTCCcttgcagaagcagcagcacgcGCCGGCACCCGGAgtcgggggtggcggcggcggcggcatgcgcgcCGTGTTCCTCACCCCGCCCGGCGCCAAGCGCGAGCGCAACGGCACCGGCGTCTTCCTCCCTCGCCCGGCCGGCGCACCGGCGGAGCCCAAGAGAAAGACAG GCTGCTCGACTGTTCTTGTCCCCGCCCGTGTCGTGCAAGCGCTCAATCTCAACCTCGACGACCTCGGCGCCCAGCCTCGCTACCCCGGCGGTTTCGTTCTCGATCACG ACGCTTTGATTAACCGGAGCAACGCCATGCTGGCCAGCCAGAAGCGGCGCGCGTCTCCAgccgtgccgtcgccggcgccggcgcctgcGCTCTGCCACAGTTCGTGA